In Candidatus Desulfofervidus auxilii, one genomic interval encodes:
- a CDS encoding type II toxin-antitoxin system HicB family antitoxin has product MKAEFTAIIEPAPEGGYWAICPEVPGANGQGETIEEAKNNLREAIELILEDRRQDILRGLPKDVIREKIVIG; this is encoded by the coding sequence ATGAAAGCTGAGTTTACAGCAATTATTGAGCCAGCACCTGAAGGTGGATATTGGGCCATCTGCCCAGAGGTGCCTGGGGCTAATGGACAAGGTGAAACAATAGAAGAGGCAAAGAATAACTTGCGAGAAGCTATTGAACTGATTTTAGAAGATCGCAGGCAAGATATTCTTCGTGGGTTACCAAAAGATGTAATACGGGAAAAGATAGTAATTGGGTGA
- a CDS encoding type II toxin-antitoxin system HicA family toxin, with product MKRHELERRLRIAGCYLKREGKSHSLWINPKTGVIEALPRHNESKEPLAKKILKNLNAE from the coding sequence GTGAAACGGCACGAGTTAGAGCGAAGATTAAGAATTGCTGGTTGTTATTTAAAACGAGAAGGTAAATCCCATTCTCTTTGGATCAATCCTAAAACAGGCGTTATTGAAGCACTACCACGACATAATGAGAGTAAAGAGCCATTAGCAAAAAAGATACTTAAGAATTTAAATGCAGAATGA
- a CDS encoding ABC transporter ATP-binding protein, which produces MRWIVCTQNLAKSFGALKVLKEVNLEVYPGETVVILGGSGSGKSVLLQILVGLVPADSGRIWLHGYEVTQFRKEKDWYPVRLKTGFLFQIGGLYDSMTVFENIAFAMRYHLRLPEKEIKKRVQKILDSVQLKGVEEKYPAELSGGMQKRVGLARAIALNPPLILYDEPTTGLDPIMGDSISRLIRHLQRTYNISAIVVTHDLSCAFKVADRIMLLYDGKIMISGPVEEVKKSDNPYFKQFLKAIKE; this is translated from the coding sequence ATGAGATGGATTGTTTGCACTCAGAATTTGGCTAAATCTTTTGGAGCGTTAAAGGTATTAAAGGAAGTCAATCTAGAAGTTTATCCTGGGGAAACAGTGGTGATTTTGGGGGGCAGTGGGAGCGGAAAATCGGTATTGCTTCAAATTTTAGTGGGATTGGTGCCAGCTGATAGTGGTAGAATATGGCTTCATGGCTATGAAGTAACCCAGTTTCGAAAAGAAAAAGATTGGTATCCTGTGCGGCTTAAAACCGGTTTTTTGTTCCAGATAGGAGGGCTTTATGATTCTATGACCGTCTTTGAAAATATTGCTTTTGCTATGCGCTATCACTTACGCTTGCCGGAAAAAGAGATAAAAAAAAGAGTGCAAAAGATTTTGGATTCTGTTCAATTAAAAGGAGTAGAAGAAAAATATCCTGCTGAACTTTCTGGAGGAATGCAAAAGCGAGTGGGACTTGCACGAGCAATTGCCTTAAATCCACCTTTAATTTTATATGATGAGCCTACTACCGGGCTAGACCCTATTATGGGTGATTCCATTAGTAGACTTATCCGCCACCTCCAAAGGACCTATAATATTTCTGCCATTGTGGTTACCCACGATTTATCCTGTGCCTTTAAGGTGGCGGATAGAATTATGTTGCTTTATGATGGCAAAATCATGATAAGTGGTCCAGTAGAAGAAGTTAAAAAAAGCGATAATCCTTATTTTAAACAATTTTTGAAGGCGATCAAGGAGTAA